Proteins encoded in a region of the Xylocopa sonorina isolate GNS202 chromosome 1, iyXylSono1_principal, whole genome shotgun sequence genome:
- the LOC143431148 gene encoding C2 domain-containing protein 5 isoform X1 has product MPGKIKVKILAGRNLPVMDRSGDTTDAYVELKFGNVTFKTDVCRKSLNPQWNSEWYRFEVDDSELQDEPLQIRLMDHDTYSANDAIGKVYINLNPLLLPGVPPTVKNIWTLEAVMNTNTGSQGGSVMTGWIPVYDTMHGIRGEVNIIVKVELFSDFNKFRQSSCGVQFFYSPNIPHGYHTQSIHGFVEELVVSDDPEYKWIDKIRTPRASNEARQTLFFKLSGEVQRKIGLKALDLGGNAVIGYLQNFDLEGESGIVARGIGTAVTLVKLQDALSFPSDNIEEAFFSQHKAQMDGTGLDESMSLYSVTPTHIPDPVFMGTQATRIKHNLSHRSKVSRGPRRVVKRFECPCRELGGVRTVVPPKSSGLKKAAVSYPILTESVVQDASIRIMLALEDERGESNKNILGIRKNLRRLFSPNDIGSNSRRISSTRSSVASIQYPRKGKKLKDNKGEKSATAFLIKSFHNTPLENIREYEKEAQEMSVMSNNIKEDKYIDDRIDREEENDDDIKDEINVVTMKEQTKKEHDSSFEENTPSSNGFTDESSVDSASYNILSDLKLSSYEESATIDKYAKKLHRCETFPPLKVKRSQIRLPKVDSDTYPLCEENVFLPFNKCLSMNQILTINIELAASSKVSDERFIETRAQTELDKPIKIGEGLQTRRSIDNLQDFNLPLATSTPVDIQTSFPSNYQPTESLITNAAEKLADLIADSKRYDESKKYDAVPMIKECECTSIDADNTKDDDMSYADDSEISVSAYSLLQNASDTENKDNIVIHRFRDTRFPSVIEEVDEISPKESFKDKERSERSTSLSPSLQSLQHYQFPIAISNRKENIDSKLTSETLSKTSSSIESLIQSSGNEIFDTAHKNRRRRMLDLMRIIDTKMMVHRPHTNNDSRIRRKKRDRPYRNFHPRHLRKNLYNQYLKRCLQNEKHARNVMRVSSFSKELPFNESMSALHTPDTSSFNSSLESIIIHDTLIQSHLCRTTESSHSRANFITKRSTVDAASREIAPKELTLDTQSSDSFKIDNNTIEMKRLKPKKDTNRSQSSTSVDHAVHEGHSICNIRETSDHDESTNDTNTANMTYNSCVSRPSLDHRQQDEASLSPSYPLPAVSPMVSKVCQLPMTKAQPTVSLHRRSSDSDLSVTPKGNSFGGNDKSMTGLIKTSAVIRTMNQDAFEMLEYPFITMQQYPPGFILHIGGLVSSRSVKLLERISNLEEPESRDAWWKEVRMEVRSHARALACNVVIGYREETSICDDVCVLNAYGTAAVINLHSSTQDVDNVFLGKGQSGSGGNPGETERDKAQQKSAPIKVEKSDTDIPVPTTAAQTGKVRHMSESKDHEIQFQSKCSFCHLPYNETSVPFRVNVSKCTICKRARVPDIMFTTIELPEYLSTTGRGCIIQATVCKTKKDLRGELNAKEISDCLPFLEYELHSLLLNKLKVKGMNAIFGLKLQVSVGERLIIGMAVGTAVFLTALPTPSIPQIASGNSWHKEEQLAEIQKTLVETVKQNREFYRLKPVGDVENGRVTTSDTDESDDDLPDLDFSVGPRDTCVLEVDDIEDMDRISLLMDDRPPEDFHVVNTQTIPGLDDLEIVRNLQMFTQISRTKIPAGQFASMPSKYFTRLLQSVYFKLRRMIPCALCDMQFKLALPEPDEIQFTVIGMALGLGDPVKINKSKKKLMSHSMSKDQVKKSDDSDMIFNLDVDHTEVSSDNASSSNVNSATLINALTLKSRTRSPLRSKVHTTHKHKHVPLKGRYGVDITPLSYLPGGRIERYLGNLNFFFIRESTSIRENGGLSGFTHSFVTEVLAIVRAHITALGGNAMVAFFMTKCVLLHSPHKNQGQCLINVGGDVVSVSYFADEKHCVASNC; this is encoded by the exons TCAAGACGGATGTGTGTAGAAAATCGCTGAATCCTCAATGGAATTCAGAGTGGTATAGATTTGAAGTCGATGATTCTGAACTACAGGACGAGCCATTGCAGATCAGACTTATGGATCATGATACATATTCAGCAAATGACGCGATCGGCAaagtttatataaatttaaatcCGTTATTGTTACCCGGTGTTCCTCCAACTGTTAAGAATATTTGGACATTGGAAGCTGTGATGAATACTAATACTGGTTCTCAAGGTG gcTCCGTAATGACTGGGTGGATACCAGTCTATGATACAATGCACGGAATTCGTGGTGAAGTTAATATCATTGTTAAAGTAGAATTATTCTCCGATTTCAATAAATTCAGACAATCCTCTTGCGGAGTACAATTCTTTTATT CACCAAATATACCTCATGGATATCACACGCAGAGTATACATGGTTTTGTAGAAGAGCTAGTTGTTAGTGATGATCCTGAATACAAATGGATCGATAAGATAAGGACACCCAGAGCCTCAAATGAGGCAAGGCAAACATTATTTTTCAAGTTGAGTGGAGAAGTTCAAAGAAAAATTGGATTAAAAGCTTTAGATCTTGGTGGAAATGCTGTTATTGG gtatttgcaaaattttgatTTGGAAGGTGAATCTGGTATTGTAGCCAGAGGTATAGGCACTGCTGTTACACTTGTGAAACTACAAGATGCTTTAAGTTTTCCATCTGATAATATAGAAGA GGCATTCTTTTCACAACACAAAGCACAAATGGACGGTACAGGACTCGATGAAAGTATGTCGCTGTATTCCGTTACTCCCACACACATCCCTGATCCTGTTTTTATGGGTACGCAAGCCACACGCATAAAGCATAATTTGTCGCATCGTTCAAAAGTATCGAGAGGACCTAGACGAGTTGTAAAAAGATTCGAATGTCCGTGTCGTGAACTTGGAGGTGTTAGAACAGTTGTTCCACCAAAATcgagtggtttgaagaaagctGCCGTTTCTTATCCAATTTTAACAGAATCCGTCGTTCAAGATGCGTCTATAAGAATAATGCTGGCATTGGAAGATGAAAGAGGCGaaagtaataaaaatatattggGTATCCGAAAGAATTTAAGACGATTATTTAGTCCGAATGATATTGGAAGTAATTCTCGGCGGATCAGTTCAACTAGATCCTCCGTTGCGAGTATACAGTATCCAAGAAAGGGGAAAAAGCTTAAAGACAATAAAGGTGAGAAAAGTGCGACAGCTTTTTTGATCAAATCGTTTCATAACACACCCCTGGAGAACATTAGGGAGTATGAAAAGGAAGCCCAAGAAATGTCAGTAATGTCTAATAATATAAAAGAAGACAAATATATTGACGATCGTATCGATCGGGAAGAGGAAAATGATGATGACATTAAAGATGAAATTAATGTTGTTACAATGAAAGAACAGACGAAGAAAGAACATGATTCTTCGTTCGAGGAAAATACACCTAGTTCCAATGGTTTTACGGATGAATCTTCAGTCGACAGCGCCAGTTATAATATTTTAAGTGACTTAAAATTGTCAAGCTACGAGGAGTCGGCAACGATTGATAAATATGCGAAAAAACTTCATAGATGTGAGACTTTTCCTCCGTTAAAAGTAAAACGATCGCAGATAAGATTGCCAAAGGTGGACAGCGACACGTATCCTCTTTGCgaggaaaatgtttttcttCCGTTCAACAAATGTCTTTCTATGAATCAAATATTGACGATCAATATAGAATTGGCTGCAAGTTCGAAAGTTTCTGATGAAAGGTTTATCGAAACGCGTGCACAAACGGAACTCGACAAACCCATAAAAATTGGAGAAGGCTTACAGACACGACGAAGCATCGATAACTTACAAGATTTCAATCTTCCACTTGCCACGAGCACTCCGGTAGATATCCAAACGTCCTTTCCCTCAAATTACCAACCAACTGAATCTTTAATTACTAATGCAGCGGAGAAATTAGCTGATCTCATTGCCGATTCCAAAAGATATGACGAATCTAAGAAATACGATGCAGTTCCTAtgataaaagaatgtgaatgtactTCAATTGATGCGGACAATACGAAAGATGATGACATGTCGTATGCTGATGATTCTGAGATATCGGTCTCTGCATATTCTCTGCTGCAAAATGCAAGTGATACCGAGAATAAGGATAATATAGTTATTCACAGATTTAGAGATACAAGATTTCCCTCTGTGATTGAAGAGGTAGATGAAATTTCTCCGAAAGAATCTTTTAAAGATAAAGAACGGTCTGAAAGATCGACTTCGTTATCGCCATCACTCCAATCGTTACAACACTATCAATTCCCTATCGCAATAtcgaatagaaaagaaaatatCGATAGTAAACTGACGTCGGAGACTTTATCAAAAACTTCGTCTAGTATTGAAAGCTTAATACAATCTTCAGGCAATGAAATATTTGATACAGCGCATAAGAATAGGCGACGCCGTATGTTAGATTTAATGAGAATAATTGATACAAAGATGATGGTGCATCGGCCTCATACTAATAACGATAGTCGTATTAGAAGGAAAAAACGAGATAGGCCCTACAGAAATTTCCATCCTCGGCATTTACGGAAGAATTTGTACAATCAGTATCTGAAGAGATGTCTTCAGAATGAAAAACATGCGAGAAATGTTATGCGCGTGTCTTCGTTTTCCAAAGAGCTTCCTTTTAACGAATCCATGTCAGCATTGCACACACCAGACACCTCTTCCTTTAATTCCTCTCTTGAGAGCATAATTATTCATGATACGTTAATTCAATCACATTTATGCAGAACAACCGAGTCGTCTCATTCGAGGGCTAATTTCATCACCAAAAGATCTACAGTCGATGCTGCGTCACGCGAGATCGCTCCGAAAGAATTAACTCTAGATACCCAGAGCAGCGATTCATTTAAAATTGATAATAATACCATAGAGATGAAGCGACTAAAGCCTAAGAAAGATACTAACCGTTCACAATCATCCACATCTGTAGATCATGCGGTACATGAGGGTCATAGCATTTGTAATATAAGAGAAACGTCTGATCACGATGAATCGACTAATGATACTAACACTGCTAATATGACTTACAACTCGTGTGTGTCCCGTCCTTCCCTCGATCATAGGCAACAAGATGAGGCATCTCTAAGTCCATCTTATCCGCTTCCGGCTGTTTCTCCTATGGTATCGAAAGTATGTCAGTTGCCTATGACTAAGGCACAACCCACCGTTTCATTGCATCGAAGATCTAGCGATTCTGATTTGAGCGTTACTCCGAAAG GAAATTCATTTGGAGGGAACGATAAATCAATGACTGGGTTAATAAAAACATCAGCTGTGATAAGAACTATGAATCAAGATGCATTTGAGATGCTGGAATATCCATTTATTACGATGCAACAGTATCCACCAGGATTTATTTTGCATATAG GTGGTCTCGTAAGCTCAAGATCGGTTAAGCTTCTCGAAAGGATTAGCAATTTAGAAGAACCGGAGAGTCGAGATGCTTGGTGGAAAGAAGTCAGAATGGAAGTTCGGTCACATGCCAGAGCGTTAGCATGTAATGTAGTTATTGGTTACAGAGAAGAAACTAGCATTTG CGATGACGTATGTGTGTTGAACGCGTATGGCACTGCAGCGGTTATCAATCTTCACAGCTCAACTCAGGACGTAGACAATGTTTTTCTTGGTAAAGGACAATCGGGCTCCGGTGGGAATCCCGGAGAAACAGAACGCGATAAAGCTCAACAAAAATCGGCGCCCATAAAAGTAGAGAAAAGCGATACGGACATACCTGTGCCGACAACGGCAGCTCAAACGGGCAAAGTGAGGCATATGTCGGAGAGCAAGGACCACGAGATTCAGTTTCAAAGCAAATGCAGCTTTTGTCATCTGCCGTATAACGAGACGAGTGTTCCGTTTCGTGTAAATGTCTCAAAGTGTACAATATGCAAGCGAGCTCGAGTGCCAGACATAATGTTTACCACCATAGAATTACCGGAATATCTTTCAACGACGGGACGAGGATGCATTATTCAAGCCACCGTGTGTAAAACAAAGAAAGATCTCAGAGGAGAATTGAACGCCAAGGAGATATCCGATTGCTTGCCATTTTTAGAATATGAATTACATAGTTTACTCTTAAACAAACTAAAAGTTAAGGGAATGAATGCAATATTTGGCTTGAAGTTACAAGTCTCTGTTGGAGAACGATTAATTATTGGTATGGCTGTGGGCACTGCTGTCTTTTTAACCGCGTTACCCACACCTTCTATACCACAAATTGCTTCTGGAAATTCTTGGCATAAGGAGGAGCAATTAGCTGAGATTCAGAAGACTTTGGTCGAAACTGTCAAACAGAATAGAGAATTTTATCGACTCAAACCTGTTGGG GATGTTGAGAATGGACGAGTCACAACTTCAGATACCGATGAATCCGACGATGACCTTCCGGATTTGGATTTTAGTGTAGGTCCAAGGGATACCTGTGTGTTGGAGGTGGATGATATCGAGGATATGGATAGAATATCGTTGTTAATGGACGACAGACCTCCAGAAGATTTTCATGTAGTAAATACTCAAACGATTCCTGGATTAGACGATTTGGAGATTGTGAGGAATCTACAAATGTTTACTCAAATTTCAAGAACGAAAATTCCTGCCGGACAATTCGCATCGATGCCATCGAAATATTTTACTAGGTTGCTTCAG TctgtatacttcaaattaagaaGAATGATTCCCTGTGCATTGTGCGACATGCAATTTAAGTTAGCACTTCCTGAACCAGATGAGATACAATTTACGGTGATCGGTATGGCCCTCGGATTGGGCGACCCTGTAAAAATAAACAAGagtaaaaagaaactgatgagcCATTCCATGAGTAAAGATCAAGTTAAAAAATCAG ACGACAGTGATATGATATTTAATCTTGATGTGGATCACACAGAGGTTTCATCGGACAATGCATCCAGCAGTAATGTAAATTCTGCTACTTTAATTAATGCACTAACATTAAAATCTCGTACTCGTTCTCCATTACGATCCAAAGTTCACACAACACACAAACATAAACAC GTGCCTTTAAAGGGAAGATATGGTGTTGACATAACACCTCTGTCTTACTTACCGGGAGGTCGTATAGAAAGATACTTGGGAAACTTAAACTTCTTTTTTATCCGTGAAAGCACATCCATTAGAGAG AACGGTGGTTTAAGTGGATTTACTCATAGTTTTGTAACGGAAGTTCTAGCAATTGTCCGTGCACACATTACCGCTTTGGGAGGGAATGCGATGGTAGCATTTTTCATGACAAAGTGCGTGCTTCTTCACAGCCCACACAAGAACCAG ggCCAATGTCTAATAAATGTCGGTGGAGACGTAGTATCCGTATCATATTTCGCGGACGAGAAGCATTGTGTTGCTTCAAATTGCTGA
- the LOC143431148 gene encoding uncharacterized protein LOC143431148 isoform X2, producing MCPYRAFFSQHKAQMDGTGLDESMSLYSVTPTHIPDPVFMGTQATRIKHNLSHRSKVSRGPRRVVKRFECPCRELGGVRTVVPPKSSGLKKAAVSYPILTESVVQDASIRIMLALEDERGESNKNILGIRKNLRRLFSPNDIGSNSRRISSTRSSVASIQYPRKGKKLKDNKGEKSATAFLIKSFHNTPLENIREYEKEAQEMSVMSNNIKEDKYIDDRIDREEENDDDIKDEINVVTMKEQTKKEHDSSFEENTPSSNGFTDESSVDSASYNILSDLKLSSYEESATIDKYAKKLHRCETFPPLKVKRSQIRLPKVDSDTYPLCEENVFLPFNKCLSMNQILTINIELAASSKVSDERFIETRAQTELDKPIKIGEGLQTRRSIDNLQDFNLPLATSTPVDIQTSFPSNYQPTESLITNAAEKLADLIADSKRYDESKKYDAVPMIKECECTSIDADNTKDDDMSYADDSEISVSAYSLLQNASDTENKDNIVIHRFRDTRFPSVIEEVDEISPKESFKDKERSERSTSLSPSLQSLQHYQFPIAISNRKENIDSKLTSETLSKTSSSIESLIQSSGNEIFDTAHKNRRRRMLDLMRIIDTKMMVHRPHTNNDSRIRRKKRDRPYRNFHPRHLRKNLYNQYLKRCLQNEKHARNVMRVSSFSKELPFNESMSALHTPDTSSFNSSLESIIIHDTLIQSHLCRTTESSHSRANFITKRSTVDAASREIAPKELTLDTQSSDSFKIDNNTIEMKRLKPKKDTNRSQSSTSVDHAVHEGHSICNIRETSDHDESTNDTNTANMTYNSCVSRPSLDHRQQDEASLSPSYPLPAVSPMVSKVCQLPMTKAQPTVSLHRRSSDSDLSVTPKGNSFGGNDKSMTGLIKTSAVIRTMNQDAFEMLEYPFITMQQYPPGFILHIGGLVSSRSVKLLERISNLEEPESRDAWWKEVRMEVRSHARALACNVVIGYREETSICDDVCVLNAYGTAAVINLHSSTQDVDNVFLGKGQSGSGGNPGETERDKAQQKSAPIKVEKSDTDIPVPTTAAQTGKVRHMSESKDHEIQFQSKCSFCHLPYNETSVPFRVNVSKCTICKRARVPDIMFTTIELPEYLSTTGRGCIIQATVCKTKKDLRGELNAKEISDCLPFLEYELHSLLLNKLKVKGMNAIFGLKLQVSVGERLIIGMAVGTAVFLTALPTPSIPQIASGNSWHKEEQLAEIQKTLVETVKQNREFYRLKPVGDVENGRVTTSDTDESDDDLPDLDFSVGPRDTCVLEVDDIEDMDRISLLMDDRPPEDFHVVNTQTIPGLDDLEIVRNLQMFTQISRTKIPAGQFASMPSKYFTRLLQSVYFKLRRMIPCALCDMQFKLALPEPDEIQFTVIGMALGLGDPVKINKSKKKLMSHSMSKDQVKKSDDSDMIFNLDVDHTEVSSDNASSSNVNSATLINALTLKSRTRSPLRSKVHTTHKHKHVPLKGRYGVDITPLSYLPGGRIERYLGNLNFFFIRESTSIRENGGLSGFTHSFVTEVLAIVRAHITALGGNAMVAFFMTKCVLLHSPHKNQGQCLINVGGDVVSVSYFADEKHCVASNC from the exons ATGTGTCCATATAGGGCATTCTTTTCACAACACAAAGCACAAATGGACGGTACAGGACTCGATGAAAGTATGTCGCTGTATTCCGTTACTCCCACACACATCCCTGATCCTGTTTTTATGGGTACGCAAGCCACACGCATAAAGCATAATTTGTCGCATCGTTCAAAAGTATCGAGAGGACCTAGACGAGTTGTAAAAAGATTCGAATGTCCGTGTCGTGAACTTGGAGGTGTTAGAACAGTTGTTCCACCAAAATcgagtggtttgaagaaagctGCCGTTTCTTATCCAATTTTAACAGAATCCGTCGTTCAAGATGCGTCTATAAGAATAATGCTGGCATTGGAAGATGAAAGAGGCGaaagtaataaaaatatattggGTATCCGAAAGAATTTAAGACGATTATTTAGTCCGAATGATATTGGAAGTAATTCTCGGCGGATCAGTTCAACTAGATCCTCCGTTGCGAGTATACAGTATCCAAGAAAGGGGAAAAAGCTTAAAGACAATAAAGGTGAGAAAAGTGCGACAGCTTTTTTGATCAAATCGTTTCATAACACACCCCTGGAGAACATTAGGGAGTATGAAAAGGAAGCCCAAGAAATGTCAGTAATGTCTAATAATATAAAAGAAGACAAATATATTGACGATCGTATCGATCGGGAAGAGGAAAATGATGATGACATTAAAGATGAAATTAATGTTGTTACAATGAAAGAACAGACGAAGAAAGAACATGATTCTTCGTTCGAGGAAAATACACCTAGTTCCAATGGTTTTACGGATGAATCTTCAGTCGACAGCGCCAGTTATAATATTTTAAGTGACTTAAAATTGTCAAGCTACGAGGAGTCGGCAACGATTGATAAATATGCGAAAAAACTTCATAGATGTGAGACTTTTCCTCCGTTAAAAGTAAAACGATCGCAGATAAGATTGCCAAAGGTGGACAGCGACACGTATCCTCTTTGCgaggaaaatgtttttcttCCGTTCAACAAATGTCTTTCTATGAATCAAATATTGACGATCAATATAGAATTGGCTGCAAGTTCGAAAGTTTCTGATGAAAGGTTTATCGAAACGCGTGCACAAACGGAACTCGACAAACCCATAAAAATTGGAGAAGGCTTACAGACACGACGAAGCATCGATAACTTACAAGATTTCAATCTTCCACTTGCCACGAGCACTCCGGTAGATATCCAAACGTCCTTTCCCTCAAATTACCAACCAACTGAATCTTTAATTACTAATGCAGCGGAGAAATTAGCTGATCTCATTGCCGATTCCAAAAGATATGACGAATCTAAGAAATACGATGCAGTTCCTAtgataaaagaatgtgaatgtactTCAATTGATGCGGACAATACGAAAGATGATGACATGTCGTATGCTGATGATTCTGAGATATCGGTCTCTGCATATTCTCTGCTGCAAAATGCAAGTGATACCGAGAATAAGGATAATATAGTTATTCACAGATTTAGAGATACAAGATTTCCCTCTGTGATTGAAGAGGTAGATGAAATTTCTCCGAAAGAATCTTTTAAAGATAAAGAACGGTCTGAAAGATCGACTTCGTTATCGCCATCACTCCAATCGTTACAACACTATCAATTCCCTATCGCAATAtcgaatagaaaagaaaatatCGATAGTAAACTGACGTCGGAGACTTTATCAAAAACTTCGTCTAGTATTGAAAGCTTAATACAATCTTCAGGCAATGAAATATTTGATACAGCGCATAAGAATAGGCGACGCCGTATGTTAGATTTAATGAGAATAATTGATACAAAGATGATGGTGCATCGGCCTCATACTAATAACGATAGTCGTATTAGAAGGAAAAAACGAGATAGGCCCTACAGAAATTTCCATCCTCGGCATTTACGGAAGAATTTGTACAATCAGTATCTGAAGAGATGTCTTCAGAATGAAAAACATGCGAGAAATGTTATGCGCGTGTCTTCGTTTTCCAAAGAGCTTCCTTTTAACGAATCCATGTCAGCATTGCACACACCAGACACCTCTTCCTTTAATTCCTCTCTTGAGAGCATAATTATTCATGATACGTTAATTCAATCACATTTATGCAGAACAACCGAGTCGTCTCATTCGAGGGCTAATTTCATCACCAAAAGATCTACAGTCGATGCTGCGTCACGCGAGATCGCTCCGAAAGAATTAACTCTAGATACCCAGAGCAGCGATTCATTTAAAATTGATAATAATACCATAGAGATGAAGCGACTAAAGCCTAAGAAAGATACTAACCGTTCACAATCATCCACATCTGTAGATCATGCGGTACATGAGGGTCATAGCATTTGTAATATAAGAGAAACGTCTGATCACGATGAATCGACTAATGATACTAACACTGCTAATATGACTTACAACTCGTGTGTGTCCCGTCCTTCCCTCGATCATAGGCAACAAGATGAGGCATCTCTAAGTCCATCTTATCCGCTTCCGGCTGTTTCTCCTATGGTATCGAAAGTATGTCAGTTGCCTATGACTAAGGCACAACCCACCGTTTCATTGCATCGAAGATCTAGCGATTCTGATTTGAGCGTTACTCCGAAAG GAAATTCATTTGGAGGGAACGATAAATCAATGACTGGGTTAATAAAAACATCAGCTGTGATAAGAACTATGAATCAAGATGCATTTGAGATGCTGGAATATCCATTTATTACGATGCAACAGTATCCACCAGGATTTATTTTGCATATAG GTGGTCTCGTAAGCTCAAGATCGGTTAAGCTTCTCGAAAGGATTAGCAATTTAGAAGAACCGGAGAGTCGAGATGCTTGGTGGAAAGAAGTCAGAATGGAAGTTCGGTCACATGCCAGAGCGTTAGCATGTAATGTAGTTATTGGTTACAGAGAAGAAACTAGCATTTG CGATGACGTATGTGTGTTGAACGCGTATGGCACTGCAGCGGTTATCAATCTTCACAGCTCAACTCAGGACGTAGACAATGTTTTTCTTGGTAAAGGACAATCGGGCTCCGGTGGGAATCCCGGAGAAACAGAACGCGATAAAGCTCAACAAAAATCGGCGCCCATAAAAGTAGAGAAAAGCGATACGGACATACCTGTGCCGACAACGGCAGCTCAAACGGGCAAAGTGAGGCATATGTCGGAGAGCAAGGACCACGAGATTCAGTTTCAAAGCAAATGCAGCTTTTGTCATCTGCCGTATAACGAGACGAGTGTTCCGTTTCGTGTAAATGTCTCAAAGTGTACAATATGCAAGCGAGCTCGAGTGCCAGACATAATGTTTACCACCATAGAATTACCGGAATATCTTTCAACGACGGGACGAGGATGCATTATTCAAGCCACCGTGTGTAAAACAAAGAAAGATCTCAGAGGAGAATTGAACGCCAAGGAGATATCCGATTGCTTGCCATTTTTAGAATATGAATTACATAGTTTACTCTTAAACAAACTAAAAGTTAAGGGAATGAATGCAATATTTGGCTTGAAGTTACAAGTCTCTGTTGGAGAACGATTAATTATTGGTATGGCTGTGGGCACTGCTGTCTTTTTAACCGCGTTACCCACACCTTCTATACCACAAATTGCTTCTGGAAATTCTTGGCATAAGGAGGAGCAATTAGCTGAGATTCAGAAGACTTTGGTCGAAACTGTCAAACAGAATAGAGAATTTTATCGACTCAAACCTGTTGGG GATGTTGAGAATGGACGAGTCACAACTTCAGATACCGATGAATCCGACGATGACCTTCCGGATTTGGATTTTAGTGTAGGTCCAAGGGATACCTGTGTGTTGGAGGTGGATGATATCGAGGATATGGATAGAATATCGTTGTTAATGGACGACAGACCTCCAGAAGATTTTCATGTAGTAAATACTCAAACGATTCCTGGATTAGACGATTTGGAGATTGTGAGGAATCTACAAATGTTTACTCAAATTTCAAGAACGAAAATTCCTGCCGGACAATTCGCATCGATGCCATCGAAATATTTTACTAGGTTGCTTCAG TctgtatacttcaaattaagaaGAATGATTCCCTGTGCATTGTGCGACATGCAATTTAAGTTAGCACTTCCTGAACCAGATGAGATACAATTTACGGTGATCGGTATGGCCCTCGGATTGGGCGACCCTGTAAAAATAAACAAGagtaaaaagaaactgatgagcCATTCCATGAGTAAAGATCAAGTTAAAAAATCAG ACGACAGTGATATGATATTTAATCTTGATGTGGATCACACAGAGGTTTCATCGGACAATGCATCCAGCAGTAATGTAAATTCTGCTACTTTAATTAATGCACTAACATTAAAATCTCGTACTCGTTCTCCATTACGATCCAAAGTTCACACAACACACAAACATAAACAC GTGCCTTTAAAGGGAAGATATGGTGTTGACATAACACCTCTGTCTTACTTACCGGGAGGTCGTATAGAAAGATACTTGGGAAACTTAAACTTCTTTTTTATCCGTGAAAGCACATCCATTAGAGAG AACGGTGGTTTAAGTGGATTTACTCATAGTTTTGTAACGGAAGTTCTAGCAATTGTCCGTGCACACATTACCGCTTTGGGAGGGAATGCGATGGTAGCATTTTTCATGACAAAGTGCGTGCTTCTTCACAGCCCACACAAGAACCAG ggCCAATGTCTAATAAATGTCGGTGGAGACGTAGTATCCGTATCATATTTCGCGGACGAGAAGCATTGTGTTGCTTCAAATTGCTGA